In the Acomys russatus chromosome 13, mAcoRus1.1, whole genome shotgun sequence genome, one interval contains:
- the Rhno1 gene encoding RAD9, HUS1, RAD1-interacting nuclear orphan protein 1 — translation MPPQKRRRQSQKAQLLFHQQPLEGPKHHYESFQQPVTHTVQVPSKPIDEDAATSWVLPQFDTTAESRFPAHRKQHHRNQARHQTRRSTCKFPRLTFESPQSSSSETLLIYPNREEPCHSEKDTPRRPLVPLFSPQSCEELSVHALQSLPHVLTPPDIQTPESSVRKDPVSPDQKENSLPSCILGPRTPNSPEPGPVLVKDTPEEKYGIKVTWQRRRHLFAYLKERGKLDRSQFLVKI, via the exons ATGCCTCCCCAAAAGAGACGCAGACAGTCCCAGAAAGCCCAGCTGCTCTTCCACCAACAGCCACTGGAGGGCCCCAAACACCATTATGAAAGTTTCCAGCAGCCCGTTACCCACACCGTACAAGTGCCCAGCAAGCCCATTGACGAGGACGCCGCCACTTCCTGG GTATTGCCTCAGTTTGATACAACAGCAGAAAGCCGCTTCCCAGCGCACCGGAAGCAGCATCACCGAAACCAGGCGAGACACCAAACTCGAAGATCTACCTGCAAGTTTCCACGTCTAACCTTTGAGAGTCCACAGTCTTCCAGTTCAGAGACATTACTGATATACCCGAACAGAGAGGAGCCCTGTCACTCAGAAAAGGACACTCCCAGAAGGCCTTTAGTGCCGTTGTTTAGTCCCCAGAGCTGTGAGGAACTGTCAGTGCATGCACTTCAAAGCTTACCTCATGTGCTCACACCCCCTGATATCCAGACCCCAGAGTCATCTGTGAGAAAAGACCCCGTTTCCCCAGACCAGAAGGAAAACAGTCTTCCAAGCTGCATTCTTGGGCCTAGAACTCCCAACAGCCCAGAGCCTGGGCCTGTTCTGGTCAAGGACACCCCAGAGGAGAAGTATGGGATAAAGGTCACATGGCAACGCCGAAGGCACCTGTTTGCCTACCTTAAGGAGAGAGGGAAGCTGGACAGAAGCCAGTTCCTTGTGAAAATCTGA